In the genome of Bacillus sp. S3, one region contains:
- a CDS encoding YlbE-like family protein, with product MRREVVDYLDRQKDLKQFVREQPQWYRKLSRNPYDLQSLEIASLHHYKKTIPDQVEKFSNSVQMASMMYHMFQAMKTQS from the coding sequence ATGAGAAGAGAGGTAGTAGATTATTTAGACCGCCAGAAGGATTTAAAGCAATTTGTTCGTGAGCAGCCGCAATGGTATCGGAAATTGTCAAGAAACCCCTATGATTTACAGTCGCTTGAGATTGCATCGTTACATCATTATAAAAAAACGATACCAGACCAGGTAGAAAAGTTTTCTAATAGCGTCCAAATGGCCTCGATGATGTATCATATGTTCCAGGCAATGAAAACGCAAAGTTAA
- a CDS encoding PaaI family thioesterase, with amino-acid sequence MKDELRKLLEICIETGSDTDLRALASLLKGVQKKISRNRSTFIDGLLHMERSFGQGSCEITIPINPIIHNNLSIVHGGITATVLDTAMGVLANHQLPEGYGAVTNQLNIHYILPGKGDTLRCKAEIIHKGSKTLVISGEAFRDDGRKIAYATGTFFIIPKE; translated from the coding sequence ATGAAAGACGAACTGCGCAAATTACTTGAAATATGTATCGAAACTGGATCAGATACAGACCTGCGGGCACTCGCCAGCCTTTTAAAAGGTGTACAAAAAAAGATCAGTCGAAATAGAAGCACTTTTATAGATGGACTTCTTCATATGGAAAGAAGTTTTGGGCAAGGTTCCTGCGAAATTACCATTCCGATAAATCCGATCATTCATAATAACTTGAGCATTGTTCACGGGGGAATCACTGCAACAGTACTTGACACGGCCATGGGTGTCCTCGCCAATCATCAGCTGCCGGAAGGCTATGGAGCTGTAACAAATCAGCTCAATATTCATTATATTCTGCCGGGAAAAGGCGATACACTCCGCTGTAAAGCAGAAATAATCCATAAAGGCAGTAAAACGCTGGTTATTTCCGGTGAGGCTTTTCGTGATGACGGACGAAAAATCGCCTACGCGACGGGAACTTTTTTTATCATTCCTAA
- a CDS encoding YlbD family protein codes for MTQKKLHPSVLKFKEFVKNNPNIIKEVRNGKATWQELYEDWYLLGEEDKRWEDMGNDADSTQETSNGETKGDWMSNIVGMVKKMDPNQMQTHINNLSQALGAIQGVISQFQGGNPASGSIKPQEGPQHPFSFRKD; via the coding sequence ATGACGCAAAAGAAATTGCATCCTTCCGTGCTCAAATTCAAGGAATTTGTAAAAAATAATCCAAACATTATCAAAGAGGTCCGAAATGGAAAGGCTACTTGGCAAGAGTTATATGAGGACTGGTACTTATTGGGCGAAGAGGATAAGCGATGGGAAGACATGGGTAATGACGCGGATTCAACACAAGAAACAAGTAATGGGGAGACCAAAGGAGATTGGATGTCTAATATTGTAGGCATGGTCAAAAAGATGGATCCTAATCAGATGCAAACTCATATTAATAACTTAAGTCAAGCATTAGGAGCAATCCAAGGAGTTATTTCACAATTCCAGGGGGGGAATCCGGCCTCTGGCTCAATAAAGCCACAAGAGGGGCCACAACATCCATTTTCATTTCGAAAAGACTAG